One Moorella sp. E308F genomic region harbors:
- a CDS encoding HEPN domain-containing protein: MRRNCFFQKAIYVLPNRLYYACFYAVSAILLAKGYSSAKIQVSVRFFHQKIVKAGLVNPSAGTLYNRLFDARQKADYADLVKYEADIVAPWFDEVKSLVDQIETLVVKEIRSPG; the protein is encoded by the coding sequence CTGAGGCGGAATTGCTTTTTTCAGAAGGCCATATACGTACTTCCTAACCGGTTATATTATGCCTGTTTCTACGCCGTTTCTGCCATTCTCCTTGCCAAGGGTTACTCGTCAGCCAAAATTCAGGTATCCGTTCGCTTTTTCCACCAGAAGATCGTTAAAGCTGGTTTGGTTAACCCTTCGGCCGGAACATTATATAACAGGCTGTTCGATGCCCGCCAGAAAGCGGATTATGCCGACCTGGTTAAATATGAAGCCGATATTGTTGCTCCCTGGTTTGATGAAGTAAAATCTCTTGTCGATCAGATTGAAACTCTTGTGGTTAAAGAGATCCGCAGTCCTGGCTGA
- a CDS encoding nucleotidyltransferase domain-containing protein, whose protein sequence is MAGVIINVAVEDKSSSTSYRVIRHYPGDEEQRLLERCRDLIREVVPGATVILYGSRARGDAEPDSDYDVLILTKGPANWHLEDAIREKLYPLELETGAALPIAVFSEQEWNSPLYQAMPFTQNVRREGIVL, encoded by the coding sequence GTGGCAGGGGTGATTATTAACGTGGCCGTTGAGGACAAGAGCAGCTCGACAAGCTACCGAGTCATTCGCCACTACCCAGGCGATGAGGAACAACGCTTATTAGAACGCTGCCGTGATCTTATTCGCGAAGTTGTTCCCGGTGCGACAGTAATACTATATGGCTCCAGGGCTCGTGGTGATGCCGAACCAGATTCGGACTATGATGTACTAATCCTTACGAAAGGACCTGCTAATTGGCACCTGGAAGATGCGATCCGCGAGAAACTTTATCCGCTGGAGTTAGAGACAGGAGCAGCTTTACCTATAGCGGTTTTTAGCGAACAGGAGTGGAATTCCCCTCTATACCAGGCCATGCCTTTCACCCAGAATGTAAGACGTGAGGGGATAGTTCTGTGA
- a CDS encoding energy-coupling factor ABC transporter ATP-binding protein, whose translation MSHHIIQADNLKYKYPDGRQALNGVAFKITHGESVGIVGANGAGKSTLLMHLVGVLFPDEGEIMIGDVPVTKKTLPLIRQRVGMVFQDPDDQLFMTTVYDDVAFGPRNYKLPEEEVEKRVISSLDTVGILHLKDRPPYKLSGGEKRAAAIATVLAMNPDILVMDEPTSSLDPKSRRRLIRLLQSFTHTKIIATHDLDMVFELCERTIVLKDGRVITDGPTEKILCDAELMEECGLELPLGLQGCPVCGTKKPI comes from the coding sequence ATGAGCCATCATATTATACAAGCAGATAATTTAAAGTATAAGTACCCTGATGGACGCCAGGCGTTGAACGGAGTTGCTTTTAAGATTACTCACGGAGAATCCGTTGGAATTGTAGGCGCGAATGGTGCAGGCAAGTCGACATTGTTGATGCACCTTGTCGGGGTATTGTTTCCAGATGAAGGAGAAATCATGATAGGTGATGTGCCGGTAACCAAGAAAACATTGCCGTTGATTCGGCAAAGGGTGGGGATGGTTTTTCAAGACCCAGATGACCAGTTATTTATGACCACCGTTTATGATGATGTAGCCTTTGGGCCGCGCAACTATAAATTACCTGAGGAAGAGGTTGAAAAGAGAGTAATTAGCTCACTCGATACTGTTGGAATTCTACATTTGAAGGATAGACCGCCGTACAAGCTTTCAGGTGGTGAAAAGCGCGCAGCAGCTATTGCGACGGTTTTGGCTATGAATCCTGATATTCTCGTTATGGATGAACCAACGTCATCCCTTGATCCGAAATCAAGACGCCGTTTAATAAGACTTCTTCAAAGCTTTACCCATACGAAGATAATTGCGACCCATGATTTGGACATGGTATTTGAGCTTTGCGAGAGAACAATTGTTTTGAAGGACGGCAGGGTAATAACTGACGGTCCTACAGAAAAAATTCTTTGTGATGCAGAACTGATGGAAGAATGTGGGCTGGAGTTACCCCTGGGTTTACAGGGGTGTCCGGTCTGTGGTACGAAAAAGCCCATTTGA
- the cbiQ gene encoding cobalt ECF transporter T component CbiQ: protein MSNPADSLYNIRILDEFADKKSIIHDVHPLMKVLTTGAYLLVTVSFSNYELSGMLPLIFYPVIIMTLADIPMVPVFKRVLLALPLIIGIGLFNPIYDKSPMLVLPWITISGGWVSFFAILIKGFLTILAALILIATTGMTRIASALRTIRIPGVFIIQLLLTYRYIAVLVEEAGRMVRAYSLRSAGEKGIKFRDWGSLTGHLLIRSIERAQRVYRSMCCRGFTGEYHIGREKGIGIGDILYFAGWSLSFVIIRYFNIPEMIGWVMMGVRR from the coding sequence ATGTCCAATCCGGCGGACTCATTATATAACATAAGAATACTTGATGAATTTGCAGACAAGAAGTCTATTATACATGATGTGCACCCGCTTATGAAAGTGTTAACAACGGGCGCATATTTGCTAGTAACTGTATCCTTTAGTAATTACGAGTTAAGTGGTATGTTGCCACTTATATTTTACCCTGTTATTATCATGACACTGGCAGATATTCCTATGGTCCCGGTTTTCAAAAGGGTACTCTTGGCTTTACCTTTGATAATCGGCATCGGATTATTTAACCCCATATACGATAAAAGCCCGATGCTAGTGTTGCCATGGATTACTATTTCGGGAGGCTGGGTTTCTTTTTTTGCAATCTTAATTAAAGGTTTTTTAACAATACTGGCAGCACTCATTCTCATAGCCACCACTGGAATGACGAGAATCGCCTCAGCGCTAAGAACCATAAGGATACCCGGGGTATTTATTATCCAACTTCTGCTAACATACAGGTATATCGCGGTGCTGGTTGAGGAAGCTGGCCGTATGGTACGTGCCTATTCATTGCGCTCTGCGGGTGAAAAAGGCATCAAATTTAGAGATTGGGGTTCGTTAACGGGACACTTACTTATCAGGTCGATAGAAAGGGCCCAACGTGTTTACCGTTCAATGTGCTGCCGGGGATTTACAGGAGAATATCATATCGGGAGAGAAAAAGGAATTGGTATTGGCGACATCCTGTACTTCGCCGGATGGAGTTTATCTTTTGTAATAATACGCTACTTCAACATTCCTGAGATGATAGGTTGGGTAATGATGGGAGTAAGGAGATAA
- a CDS encoding energy-coupling factor ABC transporter permease, producing MHMADALLSPAVGGTMWAVTAGVAAYSIKKVQNELDEQKIPLMGVVGAFVFAAQMINFTIPGTGSSGHLGGGMLLAILLGPYAGFLTMASVLVIQALFFADGGLLALGSNIFNLGFYTCFIAYPLIYKLIIRKGYSTGRIFAGSLLAAIVGLQLGAFSVVLETLFSGITELPFSTFVLLMQPIHLAIGLVEGLVTAAVVAFIWKARPEIIEKAALGEKLGGIPIKKVLAGLAIVAIITGGVFSWFASTYPDGLEWSMLNTSGKEELEAPDGIHQTLASIQEKIAFLPDYSFKKVSTDAHEQKVSTDAPETEEAWPAVNTGTSVSGLVGGAMTLLLAAITGLIIRSIKKREKASAV from the coding sequence ATGCATATGGCAGATGCCCTGCTTTCACCGGCTGTAGGTGGAACCATGTGGGCAGTGACGGCAGGAGTCGCAGCTTATTCAATTAAAAAGGTTCAAAATGAATTAGATGAGCAAAAAATACCTTTAATGGGGGTAGTAGGTGCATTTGTATTTGCGGCCCAAATGATAAACTTTACAATTCCGGGTACCGGATCCAGCGGCCATTTAGGAGGAGGCATGCTACTGGCTATATTGCTGGGTCCTTATGCTGGTTTTCTAACCATGGCATCTGTTTTAGTTATCCAAGCACTTTTTTTTGCCGACGGTGGCCTGCTAGCATTGGGAAGCAACATTTTTAATCTTGGTTTTTATACATGCTTTATTGCATATCCCCTGATTTATAAATTGATTATTCGCAAAGGGTACTCAACTGGACGCATATTTGCCGGGTCACTACTGGCTGCAATAGTAGGCTTGCAGCTGGGAGCGTTCAGTGTAGTTCTAGAAACCCTGTTTTCGGGTATAACAGAGTTGCCCTTCAGCACGTTTGTTTTGTTGATGCAGCCCATTCACCTTGCTATCGGATTGGTAGAAGGCCTCGTAACTGCTGCTGTTGTCGCCTTCATTTGGAAAGCCCGCCCTGAAATAATTGAGAAGGCGGCATTGGGTGAGAAGCTGGGCGGTATTCCCATCAAGAAGGTCCTTGCCGGCCTTGCCATTGTTGCAATTATAACTGGTGGTGTCTTCTCATGGTTTGCATCTACATATCCCGATGGATTGGAATGGTCTATGCTTAATACTTCAGGTAAAGAGGAACTCGAGGCTCCGGACGGTATTCATCAAACGCTGGCTTCTATTCAGGAGAAAATCGCGTTTTTGCCTGACTACAGCTTTAAGAAAGTAAGTACTGATGCTCATGAACAGAAAGTAAGTACTGATGCTCCAGAGACCGAAGAGGCATGGCCGGCGGTGAATACCGGGACCAGTGTATCGGGACTGGTTGGCGGCGCAATGACTTTGCTTTTAGCTGCAATAACAGGTCTTATTATAAGATCAATTAAAAAGAGGGAAAAAGCAAGCGCAGTTTAG
- a CDS encoding ABC transporter ATP-binding protein: MILSVDGVEFSYSSRPVLRDIKFEVNRGEFFAILGNNGAGKSTLLKCLNRILKPQTGTILIEKKDLFALSPREVARRLGYVAQRYESARFTVFDAVLLGRKPHIKWGTTARDLEIVRNVLGILGLEEFSLRYLDELSGGELQKVVIARALAQEPRVLLLDEPTSNLDLKNQFEVLQTVKSAVREHNIAAVVVMHDLNLALRFADKFLLLKNRTVFACGGMEIMTPENIAGVYGVRVAVERLADIPVVVPL, from the coding sequence ATGATCTTGTCGGTAGACGGGGTGGAATTCAGTTACAGCAGCCGGCCCGTGTTAAGGGATATCAAATTTGAAGTCAACAGGGGGGAATTTTTTGCTATCCTGGGCAACAACGGCGCCGGGAAGTCCACCCTGCTCAAGTGCCTGAACAGGATTTTAAAGCCGCAAACAGGGACAATTCTCATTGAAAAAAAAGACCTGTTTGCCCTCAGTCCCCGGGAAGTTGCCCGCCGCCTGGGGTACGTGGCGCAAAGATACGAAAGCGCCCGGTTTACGGTCTTCGACGCCGTGCTTTTGGGCAGGAAACCCCACATCAAGTGGGGCACAACCGCAAGAGACCTGGAAATCGTCCGGAATGTGTTGGGTATTCTTGGCCTGGAGGAGTTTTCCCTGCGTTACCTGGATGAATTGAGCGGGGGAGAACTGCAAAAGGTGGTCATCGCCAGGGCTCTGGCCCAGGAACCCCGGGTGCTTTTACTGGACGAGCCCACCAGCAACCTGGATCTGAAAAATCAATTCGAGGTTTTGCAAACGGTAAAAAGTGCAGTCAGGGAACATAACATTGCAGCGGTGGTGGTAATGCACGACCTTAACCTTGCTTTGCGATTTGCAGATAAATTTTTGCTCCTGAAGAACAGAACCGTTTTTGCCTGCGGGGGGATGGAAATCATGACTCCGGAAAATATCGCCGGCGTCTACGGAGTTCGGGTAGCGGTGGAAAGACTGGCAGACATCCCCGTGGTCGTGCCCTTGTAA
- a CDS encoding FecCD family ABC transporter permease, producing MRQVAMENIPESYLKYTQRKVFIICLLFLLTVLLGVYAINAGSAELSPAQVMLTLLGKAEGRLNIIIWNIRLPRVLAAVTAGVGLSVAGCVMQNLLRNPLASPFTLGVSQGAAFGAAVAIIALGAGSIHSTSVDAVIINNPYLVTISAFVGAMATTLVVLFLAQVRGVTPEAMVLAGVALGSLFSAATIILQFFASDVQVASIVFWTFGDIGRASWRDLEIMAALTFVALLYFMANRWNYNALDGGEETAKGLGVDVERIRLTGMFAASLVTAVTVSFLGIIGFIGLVAPHMMRRVLGGDHRFLIPAASVMGGLLLLASDTLARTVVSPVVLPVGAITSFMGAPLFLYLLSRGYGKR from the coding sequence ATGCGGCAGGTAGCTATGGAAAACATCCCGGAAAGTTACCTCAAGTATACCCAAAGAAAAGTTTTTATTATTTGCCTGCTTTTCCTTTTGACCGTCCTGCTAGGTGTCTACGCCATCAACGCCGGGTCGGCGGAGCTTTCGCCGGCCCAGGTAATGCTGACGCTGCTGGGCAAAGCGGAGGGACGTTTAAATATCATTATTTGGAATATCCGGCTGCCCCGGGTGCTGGCGGCGGTTACTGCCGGGGTCGGTCTTTCCGTGGCGGGTTGCGTGATGCAAAATCTCTTGAGAAACCCTCTGGCGTCCCCTTTCACCCTGGGCGTTTCGCAGGGTGCGGCCTTTGGCGCCGCCGTGGCCATCATTGCTCTGGGGGCGGGGAGCATCCACAGCACCAGCGTCGATGCAGTCATCATCAACAACCCCTATCTGGTCACCATTTCCGCCTTTGTAGGGGCGATGGCGACGACCCTGGTAGTTCTCTTCCTGGCCCAGGTCAGGGGGGTCACTCCCGAAGCAATGGTCCTGGCGGGGGTGGCCCTGGGGTCCCTTTTTTCAGCTGCCACCATTATCCTGCAGTTTTTTGCCAGCGACGTGCAGGTGGCTTCGATTGTTTTTTGGACCTTCGGCGACATCGGCCGGGCTTCCTGGCGGGATCTGGAAATTATGGCCGCGCTAACCTTTGTCGCGCTGCTTTACTTTATGGCCAACCGGTGGAATTACAACGCTTTGGACGGCGGGGAGGAGACGGCCAAAGGGCTGGGTGTTGATGTAGAGAGGATCAGGTTGACCGGGATGTTCGCGGCCTCCCTGGTCACGGCGGTAACTGTTTCCTTTCTGGGCATTATCGGCTTTATCGGCCTGGTCGCCCCGCACATGATGAGAAGGGTGCTGGGCGGCGACCACCGTTTCCTGATCCCTGCTGCCAGCGTAATGGGAGGGCTTTTGCTGCTTGCTTCCGATACCCTGGCCAGGACCGTTGTTTCCCCGGTTGTATTACCGGTGGGGGCGATTACCTCTTTTATGGGTGCCCCCCTGTTCCTTTACCTTCTCTCCAGGGGGTATGGCAAAAGATGA
- a CDS encoding iron ABC transporter substrate-binding protein, producing MRTKALKAVAMLIALLITIIILGGCGAKAPGQDTATPQKTVVTDLAGRQVEVPVPVKKVVAIGPGALRLVCYVNGADKVVGVENLEKQQPTGRPYILAHPELKDLPTIGQGGPNSTPDAEKLVSVKPDVIFVAYLVDRSRADELQAKTNIPVVVLSYGRLATFDEDVYKSLKLIGKITGSEERAREVVDYLQKCQQDLHARTKDIPEDKKPKVYVGALGMKGVHGIESTQAKYPPFAAVNARNVVDETGKTGSVMIDKEKLLSWDPDIIFIDEGGFSLVREDYKKNPQFYQSLKAVKTGQVYGQIPYNYYTTNIGTAIADAYYAGKVIYPEQFKDIDPAQKADEIYQFLLGKPLYEQMAKDYGGFKKLDLANP from the coding sequence ATGCGGACAAAGGCATTGAAGGCAGTGGCTATGCTCATTGCCCTGCTGATTACCATCATTATCCTGGGTGGGTGCGGGGCTAAAGCACCCGGGCAGGATACGGCGACGCCGCAGAAAACCGTTGTCACCGACCTGGCCGGCCGGCAGGTGGAAGTTCCCGTACCGGTAAAGAAGGTGGTGGCCATCGGCCCCGGTGCCCTGCGGCTGGTTTGTTATGTGAACGGCGCGGATAAGGTGGTGGGCGTGGAGAACCTGGAAAAGCAGCAGCCCACCGGCCGGCCGTACATTTTAGCCCATCCCGAATTAAAGGATTTGCCCACCATTGGCCAGGGAGGGCCCAATTCCACCCCGGACGCGGAAAAGCTGGTCAGCGTCAAGCCGGACGTAATTTTTGTTGCCTACCTGGTAGACAGGTCTCGGGCGGATGAACTGCAGGCCAAAACGAACATCCCGGTGGTGGTGTTGAGCTACGGCAGGCTGGCCACCTTTGACGAGGACGTTTATAAGTCCCTTAAGCTGATTGGGAAAATTACCGGTAGTGAAGAAAGGGCCCGGGAAGTAGTTGATTACCTGCAAAAATGTCAGCAGGATTTGCATGCGAGGACGAAGGACATCCCTGAAGACAAAAAACCCAAAGTTTATGTAGGCGCTCTGGGCATGAAGGGAGTACACGGCATCGAGAGCACCCAGGCCAAATATCCGCCCTTTGCGGCTGTTAACGCCCGGAATGTGGTTGACGAAACGGGTAAAACGGGGAGTGTTATGATCGACAAGGAAAAGCTCCTGAGCTGGGACCCTGATATCATTTTTATCGATGAAGGGGGCTTCTCTCTGGTGCGGGAAGACTACAAGAAAAACCCGCAGTTTTACCAGTCCCTGAAGGCGGTCAAAACAGGTCAGGTTTACGGCCAGATTCCTTATAATTACTACACCACAAACATAGGCACTGCCATTGCCGACGCCTACTACGCCGGGAAAGTGATTTACCCCGAACAATTTAAAGATATCGACCCGGCCCAAAAGGCCGACGAGATTTACCAGTTCCTTTTGGGCAAACCTTTATATGAACAGATGGCGAAAGATTACGGTGGATTCAAGAAGCTTGATCTTGCTAATCCGTAA
- a CDS encoding zeta toxin family protein, with translation MPKLIVSGRGGSGKSTLVTLLARRLGEQGKVLVVDADESNLGLGAIFGIEPPGKTLMDYLGGKTAVKEKLVAMLKGKESEQVALFTEKMALDSLPPELVGWDGPVACLISRP, from the coding sequence ATGCCTAAATTGATTGTTAGCGGCCGGGGCGGCAGCGGGAAGAGCACACTGGTGACCCTACTGGCGCGGCGGCTGGGAGAACAAGGAAAGGTCCTGGTGGTAGATGCAGACGAGTCAAATCTCGGGCTGGGTGCAATATTTGGGATCGAACCACCCGGAAAAACTCTGATGGACTACCTGGGGGGCAAAACGGCGGTAAAGGAAAAGCTGGTAGCCATGCTCAAAGGTAAAGAAAGCGAGCAGGTAGCGCTTTTTACTGAAAAAATGGCTCTGGATAGCTTACCCCCGGAATTAGTGGGCTGGGATGGACCTGTGGCTTGCCTTATTTCCCGGCCGTAG
- the crcB gene encoding fluoride efflux transporter CrcB: MIKLLYIYIGIFGFLGAIARFELGRSIATLWHSSFPLGTLIINILGCFAMGFILTYSLERFTLSPELRLGITTGFMGAFTTFSTFSWETITLLTSGHIAYAAIYILVSTLGGLIAARAGIILARIPILLAFKVQQTRAENR, from the coding sequence GTGATTAAGTTGCTCTACATATATATTGGTATTTTTGGCTTTTTGGGGGCCATAGCCAGGTTTGAACTTGGCCGCTCCATTGCTACCTTATGGCACTCATCCTTTCCTTTAGGGACCCTAATAATAAACATTTTGGGATGTTTCGCTATGGGCTTTATTCTTACCTATAGCTTAGAACGCTTTACCTTAAGTCCCGAATTAAGGTTAGGTATAACAACAGGCTTTATGGGCGCCTTTACGACTTTCTCCACCTTTAGTTGGGAGACGATAACCCTTTTAACTAGCGGTCATATTGCTTATGCCGCCATCTATATTCTGGTATCCACTTTGGGAGGTTTAATTGCTGCAAGGGCGGGAATAATCCTGGCTAGAATACCAATTTTATTGGCATTCAAAGTACAGCAAACCAGGGCAGAAAACAGGTAG
- the crcB gene encoding fluoride efflux transporter CrcB, with amino-acid sequence MQYFYVGLGGLLGAITRYALGQALSARSRGNFPTGTLIINLTGAFLLGLLLGTPAFTHRFGTSLTLALTTGFLGAYTTFSTFSYEVVRLLEDGEVINALTYLLGSIILGLLFALAGRAINLI; translated from the coding sequence ATGCAGTATTTTTATGTAGGACTAGGCGGGCTTTTGGGTGCTATTACTCGATACGCTTTAGGACAGGCATTATCAGCAAGAAGCAGGGGTAATTTTCCTACAGGCACTCTAATAATTAACCTAACTGGCGCTTTTCTGTTAGGACTACTTTTAGGCACACCGGCATTTACCCACAGATTTGGTACCAGCTTGACTTTAGCGTTGACTACGGGGTTTTTAGGGGCCTATACTACCTTCTCTACCTTTTCCTATGAAGTTGTCCGGCTTCTGGAAGATGGGGAAGTTATAAACGCTTTAACCTATTTACTGGGCAGCATCATCTTAGGTCTTTTGTTCGCCCTGGCAGGGCGTGCTATCAATCTAATCTAA
- a CDS encoding sensor histidine kinase codes for MNPLLDINALDRIVKETIEAIERSQVQIYEIAENTRVEANLVSSELSGVKNELNAVIAEVDKLEREERRARLRLAEVSKDFNRYTEQDIKAAYDKAYNLQIELIKLREKEKVLQYRRNHLEMSLRRLQATIQKAEKLISQVGVVLSYLNGGLHDLSLKIGEMQQTQQMALDIIRAQEEERKRVAREIHDGPAQTMANIIMRAEYCLKLLDRDPEKVREELLALQNIVMLSLQDVRMIIFDLRPMVLDDLGLAPALKRYFASYKEQYGLEIEFLFFGQERRLESTIEIALFRIIQEAVNNIKKHARVKSAVVKMEMQPDKITVSIRDTGKGFDLNSVQGGKNGNGYGLVGMRERVQLLNGEMKINTAPGKGTCISITIPLQDQGPGI; via the coding sequence GTGAACCCGTTGCTGGACATCAATGCCCTCGATCGCATCGTCAAAGAAACTATTGAAGCCATTGAGCGTAGTCAGGTACAGATTTATGAAATCGCTGAAAATACCCGGGTTGAGGCGAACCTGGTTAGTAGTGAATTGTCTGGCGTCAAAAATGAGTTAAATGCTGTTATCGCGGAGGTAGATAAGCTGGAGCGGGAGGAAAGAAGAGCCCGGTTGCGTTTGGCCGAAGTAAGCAAAGACTTTAACCGCTATACCGAGCAAGATATCAAAGCCGCCTACGATAAAGCCTATAATTTGCAAATTGAACTTATTAAACTTAGGGAAAAAGAAAAAGTGCTACAATACCGGCGCAATCATCTGGAAATGAGCTTGCGCCGTTTACAAGCGACCATCCAGAAGGCAGAAAAGCTGATCTCGCAGGTGGGAGTGGTTCTGTCTTATTTGAACGGCGGGCTCCATGACTTGAGCTTGAAGATTGGTGAAATGCAACAAACACAACAAATGGCCCTTGATATTATCCGGGCCCAGGAAGAAGAACGCAAACGTGTTGCCAGGGAAATTCACGACGGTCCGGCCCAAACCATGGCCAATATTATAATGCGGGCCGAATATTGTCTGAAACTTTTAGACAGGGACCCGGAAAAGGTCCGAGAGGAATTGCTGGCCCTCCAGAATATAGTCATGCTAAGTTTGCAGGATGTCCGTATGATTATTTTTGACCTCCGGCCCATGGTTCTCGATGATTTGGGCCTTGCTCCGGCGTTGAAGCGTTACTTTGCCTCCTATAAAGAACAGTACGGGTTGGAAATTGAGTTTCTTTTCTTCGGACAAGAGCGCCGTTTAGAAAGCACCATTGAGATAGCACTTTTTCGCATTATTCAAGAGGCCGTAAATAACATTAAAAAACATGCCCGGGTCAAAAGCGCCGTGGTCAAGATGGAGATGCAGCCCGATAAGATTACGGTTTCAATCAGGGATACGGGTAAGGGATTTGATCTAAACTCTGTCCAGGGCGGTAAAAATGGTAATGGCTACGGCCTCGTAGGCATGCGTGAGAGGGTCCAGCTCTTAAACGGCGAAATGAAGATTAACACCGCGCCAGGTAAGGGCACCTGCATTAGCATCACGATACCTTTGCAGGATCAGGGGCCTGGCATTTAG
- a CDS encoding TetR/AcrR family transcriptional regulator, with amino-acid sequence MVYRRTKKVDQKIEARLQAIMQAAREEFARNGFYGTSVKDIARRAGVGIGTIYLYLRNKEALFTALVNEAYEMVLERIARARKKATGGRQKLQVSMEAALAVLQENHDLARVMLVQSPAGHPAVAEQLYDLLRRLTKLVEEDVLEGIQRKELPPQDAHVAALAFVGTFYQVVISWLKDGIPADLTAAGKELVAYNLRGLGYRLEGDLEND; translated from the coding sequence TTGGTTTACCGGCGGACGAAAAAGGTAGATCAAAAGATAGAGGCTCGCCTGCAGGCCATTATGCAGGCGGCAAGGGAAGAATTTGCCCGCAACGGGTTTTATGGTACTTCGGTTAAAGATATCGCTCGCCGGGCGGGGGTGGGCATCGGCACGATTTACTTGTACCTGCGCAATAAGGAAGCCCTTTTTACCGCCCTGGTCAACGAAGCTTATGAGATGGTCCTGGAACGTATTGCCCGGGCCCGCAAAAAAGCCACCGGTGGACGCCAAAAACTACAGGTCTCTATGGAGGCAGCCCTGGCGGTCTTACAGGAGAACCATGACCTGGCCCGGGTAATGCTGGTCCAATCGCCGGCGGGCCACCCGGCGGTGGCAGAACAACTCTACGACTTGTTACGCCGTCTAACCAAGCTTGTAGAGGAAGACGTGCTGGAGGGTATCCAGAGGAAGGAGCTACCACCCCAGGATGCCCATGTTGCAGCTTTAGCTTTTGTAGGTACCTTTTACCAGGTGGTCATTAGCTGGCTGAAAGATGGTATTCCGGCTGATTTAACGGCGGCGGGGAAAGAGCTGGTAGCCTATAACTTGCGCGGTCTGGGTTATCGCCTGGAAGGAGACTTGGAGAATGATTGA